A part of Gracilimonas sp. genomic DNA contains:
- a CDS encoding patatin-like phospholipase family protein — MDKVKVHLVLGSGGARGIAHIAIIEELEKQGFEIIEVIGCSMGAVVGGIYAAGQLPEYKKWLTSLSRRDVFELLDFTFTKQGFVKGEKLFAKHLEVTGKFNIEEFDIPFTAVATDMKHNQEVHFKSGDLYKALRASVSIPGFFVPVVDNGRVLVDGGVLNPLPVNLVQKQEDAIIVAVNLNGRYNAKYDKKPEPDRIDEMKKWFENLLPDSIKDKRKQKPEVDPEEDSFSLIELMDSTFSFTQDRLTELMIDVYKPDKLIEIPRNASGIFDFDRAKQILEVGRESYNKVMNE; from the coding sequence GTGGATAAAGTAAAAGTCCATTTAGTATTAGGTAGTGGCGGAGCCCGGGGAATAGCTCACATTGCCATTATAGAAGAGCTGGAAAAACAAGGATTCGAGATTATTGAAGTGATCGGCTGCTCGATGGGAGCTGTAGTTGGGGGAATCTATGCAGCGGGGCAGCTGCCGGAGTATAAAAAATGGCTCACCAGTCTTTCCCGGAGGGATGTTTTTGAACTCCTCGATTTTACTTTCACCAAGCAAGGTTTTGTGAAAGGAGAAAAGTTGTTTGCGAAGCACCTGGAGGTAACCGGGAAATTCAACATAGAAGAATTCGACATTCCTTTTACAGCAGTGGCAACGGACATGAAGCATAATCAGGAAGTGCATTTTAAGTCGGGTGATCTTTATAAAGCGTTGCGTGCATCTGTTTCCATTCCGGGTTTTTTTGTGCCGGTTGTAGATAATGGCCGGGTTTTGGTTGATGGCGGCGTGCTCAATCCACTTCCTGTCAATCTGGTACAAAAACAGGAAGACGCCATTATTGTAGCCGTAAACCTGAATGGAAGATATAATGCGAAATACGATAAAAAGCCGGAACCCGATCGCATCGACGAAATGAAAAAGTGGTTCGAAAACCTGCTCCCCGATTCCATAAAAGATAAGAGAAAGCAAAAGCCGGAAGTTGATCCTGAAGAAGATTCATTCTCATTAATTGAGTTAATGGATAGCACCTTTAGTTTTACACAAGATCGGCTCACGGAGCTGATGATCGATGTTTACAAACCCGATAAGCTGATTGAAATTCCCCGCAACGCCAGTGGGATATTTGATTTTGACCGCGCCAAACAGATTTTGGAAGTAGGCAGAGAATCGTATAATAAAGTCATGAATGAATAA